A window from Streptomyces sp. NBC_00299 encodes these proteins:
- a CDS encoding RNA polymerase sigma factor encodes MKRSRDKAASELFAALYPRLAGWCRRLVDDDETAHEIASEAFTRLWARWSRVEEPRGFLYVTAANLVRDHWRKLERERRAMRRATTEAAVNSHSEQEDPSVRLLVQSLPERLRVPILLHYYADMPIREVSVLTGRKEGTVKADLHAARELLRVHLRRSLDHTL; translated from the coding sequence TTGAAACGGTCCCGCGACAAGGCAGCGTCCGAGCTGTTCGCCGCCCTCTACCCCCGCCTGGCCGGCTGGTGCCGCCGTCTCGTCGACGACGACGAGACGGCCCACGAGATCGCCTCGGAGGCCTTCACCCGGCTCTGGGCGCGCTGGAGCCGGGTGGAGGAGCCGCGCGGGTTCCTCTACGTCACCGCGGCGAACCTGGTCCGGGACCACTGGCGCAAGCTGGAGCGCGAACGGCGGGCGATGCGCCGGGCCACGACCGAAGCCGCGGTCAACTCCCACTCCGAGCAGGAGGACCCGTCCGTCCGCCTGCTGGTCCAGTCCCTCCCCGAACGCCTCCGCGTGCCGATCCTGCTCCACTACTACGCTGACATGCCGATCCGGGAGGTGTCCGTGCTGACCGGACGAAAGGAAGGAACCGTCAAGGCCGACCTCCACGCGGCCCGCGAACTGCTCCGCGTCCACCTGAGGAGAAGCCTTGACCACACGCTTT